From Segatella copri, the proteins below share one genomic window:
- the polA gene encoding DNA polymerase I: MDKLFLLDAYALIYRSYYAFMKAPRINSKGLNTSCVMGFCNTLNEILTKEKPTHIAVAFDHGKTFRHEAFPAYKAQREETPEDIKLSVPIIKNILEAYHIPILQVDGFEADDIIGTVALKAGEKGMETYMLTPDKDYAQLVRNNVFMFRPRHGGGYEKLGVQEIEEKYSITSPLQVIDLLALMGDSADNFPGCPGVGEKTAIKLINEFGSVEGLIENSSQVKGKLREKVEGAVEDIRMSKFLATIRTDVPVEIKMEDLKRVEPDNTKLDEIFTELEFKSFANRVLNKPKKVQTKPTGELDLFGAQPADGKKESKNASFETIKTTSHSYKLIDTEVDARKLYDYLLTFNILSLDTETTSTAAIDAELVGLSFAVKEKEAFYVAIPANREEALKIVNIFKPLYENPEILKVGQNIKYDYEVLMNYGIEIQGKMFDTMLAHYLIQPELYHNMDYLAEVFLNYQTIHIEELIGPKGKNQKSMRDLAPSDIYEYAAEDADITLRLKNVLEPKLKEIDCEDLFWNVEMPLVPVLAHMEMTGVCIDTDTLKETSEKLTNRLNEIEHHIYELAGESFNIASPRQVGEILFGKMKIVEKPKKTKTGQYVTSEEVLQQLRSKSPIIDEILNYRGLKKLLGTYIDALPKLINSRTGHIHASFNQAITATGRLSSSDPNLQNIPVRDDDGKEIRRCFIPEPGCLFFSADYSQIELRIMAHLSQDPNMVEAFREGSDIHAATAAKIWHEDIKEVTDAQRKKAKTANFGIIYGITTFGLAQRMNIENREAKQIIEDYFRTFPGVQAYMEKAKEMAREKGYAETLFHRRRYLPDINSKNGTVRGFAERNAINAPIQGSEADIIKVAMIRIFNRFRAEGIRSKMIIQVHDELNFSVYPEEKEKVEKIVVEEMQNAYQLSVPLVADAGWGNNWLEAH, encoded by the coding sequence ATGGATAAATTGTTCCTTTTAGACGCGTATGCGCTCATTTATAGGTCGTATTACGCCTTTATGAAAGCCCCTCGAATCAATTCGAAGGGACTCAATACTTCGTGTGTAATGGGGTTCTGCAATACCCTCAACGAGATACTTACCAAGGAGAAACCTACCCATATTGCGGTGGCTTTCGACCATGGCAAGACTTTCCGTCATGAGGCTTTCCCTGCATATAAAGCTCAACGAGAAGAGACACCGGAAGACATCAAACTCTCTGTGCCTATCATCAAAAATATCCTGGAGGCATATCATATCCCTATCCTTCAGGTAGATGGTTTCGAGGCGGATGATATCATTGGAACCGTTGCCTTGAAGGCAGGTGAAAAGGGGATGGAAACCTACATGCTCACTCCCGATAAGGATTACGCACAACTGGTTCGTAACAATGTTTTCATGTTCCGTCCTCGTCATGGCGGTGGATACGAAAAGTTGGGCGTACAGGAAATTGAAGAGAAATACAGCATCACTTCCCCACTCCAGGTTATCGACCTCCTTGCTCTGATGGGCGACTCAGCTGATAACTTCCCAGGCTGTCCGGGCGTGGGAGAAAAGACAGCCATCAAACTTATCAACGAGTTCGGTAGTGTAGAAGGTCTTATCGAGAACTCTTCTCAAGTGAAAGGCAAGCTCCGCGAAAAAGTGGAGGGTGCTGTAGAAGATATCAGGATGTCAAAGTTCCTGGCAACCATACGAACCGATGTTCCGGTAGAGATCAAGATGGAAGATTTGAAACGGGTAGAGCCAGACAATACAAAATTGGATGAAATCTTCACCGAGTTGGAGTTTAAGTCGTTTGCCAACCGAGTTCTTAACAAACCTAAAAAGGTGCAAACAAAGCCTACAGGAGAGCTCGATTTATTTGGCGCACAGCCTGCCGATGGTAAGAAAGAGTCAAAAAACGCGAGTTTTGAGACCATTAAAACGACCTCTCATTCATACAAACTCATTGATACAGAAGTAGATGCAAGGAAACTTTATGACTATTTATTGACATTCAATATTCTCAGTCTAGACACAGAGACCACATCTACCGCTGCTATTGATGCAGAATTGGTGGGTTTGAGCTTTGCCGTGAAGGAAAAAGAGGCTTTCTACGTAGCAATTCCGGCAAATCGTGAAGAAGCCTTAAAAATCGTAAACATCTTCAAACCTCTCTACGAGAACCCGGAAATCTTGAAAGTGGGGCAGAACATCAAATACGATTACGAGGTGTTGATGAACTACGGCATAGAGATTCAGGGCAAGATGTTCGATACGATGCTCGCCCACTATCTCATCCAGCCGGAACTTTACCACAACATGGATTACTTGGCAGAAGTATTCCTCAACTATCAGACCATCCACATCGAAGAACTGATTGGTCCGAAGGGAAAGAACCAGAAGTCGATGCGCGATCTCGCCCCATCAGACATTTACGAATATGCTGCCGAAGATGCCGACATCACCTTGAGATTGAAAAATGTGCTCGAACCAAAACTCAAAGAGATAGATTGTGAAGATCTGTTCTGGAATGTAGAAATGCCGCTTGTACCTGTTTTAGCCCACATGGAGATGACGGGAGTATGCATCGACACGGATACCCTGAAGGAAACATCCGAGAAACTCACCAACCGCCTCAATGAGATAGAACATCATATCTATGAGTTGGCAGGTGAATCGTTCAATATCGCTTCCCCACGCCAGGTTGGAGAAATACTCTTCGGAAAGATGAAGATTGTGGAGAAGCCTAAGAAGACGAAGACAGGCCAGTACGTAACAAGCGAAGAAGTTCTTCAACAGCTGCGCAGCAAGAGTCCAATCATCGATGAGATACTGAACTACAGAGGTTTAAAGAAACTTTTGGGAACCTATATAGATGCCCTTCCAAAGCTTATCAACTCTCGCACCGGTCACATTCATGCCTCTTTCAACCAAGCCATCACTGCCACAGGACGTCTTTCTTCAAGTGATCCAAACCTGCAGAATATTCCTGTACGCGATGACGATGGCAAGGAGATACGCAGATGCTTCATCCCAGAACCAGGCTGCCTGTTCTTCTCTGCCGACTATTCACAGATAGAACTTCGCATCATGGCACACCTGAGCCAGGATCCAAACATGGTAGAAGCATTCCGTGAAGGCTCTGATATTCATGCAGCTACAGCTGCCAAGATTTGGCACGAAGACATCAAAGAAGTAACAGATGCACAGCGCAAGAAGGCAAAAACTGCCAACTTCGGCATCATCTACGGCATCACGACCTTCGGTCTTGCCCAACGCATGAACATCGAAAACCGAGAGGCAAAGCAGATCATAGAAGACTACTTCCGCACCTTCCCTGGTGTTCAGGCTTACATGGAGAAGGCAAAGGAAATGGCAAGAGAGAAAGGCTATGCCGAAACCCTCTTCCACCGCCGTCGCTACCTGCCAGACATCAACAGCAAGAATGGTACTGTAAGAGGATTTGCCGAGCGCAATGCCATCAATGCCCCTATCCAGGGCTCTGAGGCAGACATCATCAAAGTGGCTATGATCCGCATCTTCAACCGATTCAGAGCAGAAGGCATCAGGAGCAAGATGATTATCCAGGTGCATGACGAACTCAATTTCTCTGTATATCCGGAAGAGAAGGAAAAGGTAGAGAAGATTGTGGTAGAAGAGATGCAGAACGCCTACCAGCTCAGTGTGCCTCTGGTTGCTGATGCCGGATGGGGAAACAACTGGCTAGAAGCACATTAG
- the dinD gene encoding DNA damage-inducible protein D: MKEEDIKELFEQFEAIANEYEGVECWSARELAQVLGYSQWRNFEGIIEKAKASCANAGQEVSYHFADVSKMVTLGSGSQREVKDYMLTRYACYLIAQNGDPRKPQISFAQNYFAVQTRRAELVQKRLLEYERVQARAKLAETEKRLSGVLYERGVDSKGFAIIRSLGDKALFNLDTALLKRKLGAPNSRPLADFLPTLNIKAKDFAAEMTSVNVQQKDLHGQQSICQEHVDNNKAVRNMMLQRGIVPENLPADEDVKKVERRLKSDEKTLTKKNSKKK; this comes from the coding sequence ATGAAGGAAGAAGATATCAAAGAATTGTTCGAGCAATTCGAAGCTATCGCCAACGAATACGAAGGCGTAGAGTGTTGGAGTGCAAGAGAACTTGCACAAGTGTTGGGTTATAGCCAATGGCGTAATTTCGAAGGAATTATCGAAAAAGCAAAAGCATCATGCGCCAATGCAGGGCAAGAGGTATCATACCATTTTGCTGATGTCAGCAAAATGGTCACCCTTGGTTCTGGATCTCAGCGTGAAGTCAAAGACTACATGCTGACTCGTTATGCTTGCTACCTTATTGCACAAAATGGTGACCCACGCAAGCCACAAATCTCTTTTGCCCAAAACTACTTTGCCGTACAAACTCGCCGAGCAGAATTGGTGCAAAAGCGTTTGCTGGAATACGAACGTGTACAAGCACGTGCAAAACTTGCAGAAACAGAAAAGCGTCTCTCTGGTGTATTATATGAAAGAGGTGTGGACAGCAAAGGCTTTGCCATCATTCGCTCCTTGGGCGACAAGGCGTTGTTTAATCTCGACACGGCTCTTCTCAAACGAAAATTGGGTGCTCCCAACAGCAGGCCTCTCGCCGATTTCCTCCCTACACTCAATATCAAAGCTAAAGATTTTGCTGCAGAAATGACTTCTGTCAACGTTCAGCAAAAGGATTTACATGGTCAGCAATCTATCTGTCAAGAGCATGTCGATAATAATAAGGCTGTTCGTAATATGATGCTCCAACGTGGCATTGTGCCAGAAAATCTTCCTGCAGATGAAGACGTCAAGAAAGTAGAACGCAGATTAAAATCTGACGAAAAGACATTGACCAAAAAGAATAGCAAAAAGAAATAA
- a CDS encoding polyprenyl synthetase family protein produces the protein MDYLSLIKLPIEAELADFIDLFNKSLMHSDGLLSQVLDHIRQRAGKRMRPILILLMARNFGKVSSVTQHSAVGLELLHTASLVHDDVVDESGERRGQASVNATYNNKVAVLVGDFILSTALLHVSYSHSEEIVRYLAELGRILSNGEILQLNSISNEEISEDIYYQVIKQKTAALFEACAGIGAMSANASELQIEEAKRFGQNLGIIFQIRDDIFDYYDSKEIGKPTGNDMVEGKLTLPVIYALRSTGDEEMMKLARKVKAHTVTADEIAQLVAFTKENGGIEYADKRMWDFHAEAMNFLDTYVEDKDIYNALKAYLDFVIERKA, from the coding sequence ATGGACTATTTATCACTTATCAAGCTGCCTATAGAGGCAGAATTAGCAGATTTTATAGATTTGTTCAACAAGTCTCTTATGCATAGCGATGGCCTCCTTTCCCAGGTGCTCGACCACATCCGTCAGCGCGCTGGAAAACGTATGCGCCCTATACTCATCTTGTTGATGGCACGTAATTTTGGAAAGGTTTCCAGTGTTACCCAGCATTCTGCTGTAGGTCTGGAACTTCTTCATACCGCTTCGCTGGTACATGATGATGTGGTTGATGAGAGTGGGGAGCGCCGCGGACAGGCTAGCGTGAATGCTACTTATAATAATAAGGTGGCTGTGCTTGTGGGCGATTTCATTCTTTCCACCGCCTTGCTTCATGTGTCTTATTCGCATTCAGAGGAAATCGTGCGTTATCTTGCTGAGTTGGGACGTATCCTGTCTAATGGTGAGATTCTTCAGCTCAACAGTATCAGTAATGAAGAGATATCGGAAGATATTTATTATCAGGTGATTAAGCAGAAAACGGCTGCTCTCTTTGAGGCTTGCGCCGGTATCGGTGCGATGTCTGCCAATGCTTCAGAACTGCAGATTGAAGAGGCGAAGCGTTTCGGACAGAACTTGGGCATCATCTTCCAGATCCGTGATGATATCTTTGATTATTATGATTCCAAGGAGATAGGTAAACCTACTGGTAATGATATGGTTGAAGGAAAACTGACTTTGCCTGTAATATATGCTTTGAGGTCTACCGGTGATGAGGAGATGATGAAGCTTGCCAGAAAGGTAAAGGCTCATACTGTGACGGCTGATGAAATAGCTCAGTTAGTGGCATTTACAAAGGAAAACGGAGGTATTGAATATGCGGATAAGCGCATGTGGGATTTCCATGCCGAAGCCATGAATTTCCTCGATACTTATGTGGAGGATAAGGATATTTACAATGCCTTGAAGGCTTACTTGGATTTTGTGATTGAAAGAAAAGCTTAA
- a CDS encoding desulfoferrodoxin — MTKVREIYRCQICGNVVEVVNPGAVLSCCGEPMKLMKENTSDGAKEKHVPVIEPIEGGYRVTVGSVEHPMLPEHYIQWIELLTPTDVLRHELKPGEKPEAIFLTNAEAKDVTAREYCNLHGLWKGVIEG, encoded by the coding sequence ATGACAAAAGTTAGAGAAATCTACCGCTGCCAGATTTGTGGCAATGTAGTAGAAGTTGTAAACCCAGGAGCCGTGCTCAGTTGCTGTGGCGAGCCGATGAAGCTGATGAAGGAAAACACCAGTGATGGCGCCAAAGAGAAGCACGTGCCTGTGATAGAACCTATTGAGGGCGGCTATCGCGTAACAGTAGGAAGTGTGGAGCATCCGATGCTTCCAGAGCATTACATCCAATGGATAGAATTGCTCACCCCTACCGATGTGCTTCGTCACGAGTTGAAGCCAGGCGAAAAGCCTGAAGCTATCTTCCTGACCAACGCAGAAGCCAAGGATGTTACGGCTCGAGAATACTGCAACCTTCACGGATTGTGGAAGGGGGTAATCGAAGGATAA
- the deoC gene encoding deoxyribose-phosphate aldolase has product MSSIKEQVLAQQGQYKESDDKYLSVLKQYNCNLNDEEVAAEVKKILDEKVAENETMEVKKFLFGSIELTSLHTEDTEESILKMIEKVNQFAKDYPQLPHVATVCTYPNFAGLISQSLEVDGVEIAVVSGNFPSSQTFIEVKIAETAMAIKDGATEVDIVMPVGKFFSEDYEGLCDDIQELKETCGEHKMKCILETGDLKNCSNIMKASILAMYSGSDYIKTSTGKEKVSATPEAAYVMCQAIKAYYEKTGIQIGFKPAGGINTVHDAVVYYTIVKEVLGEKWLTNQWLRLGTSRLTNLLLSEILGKEIKYF; this is encoded by the coding sequence ATGAGCAGTATTAAAGAACAGGTTCTTGCACAGCAGGGACAGTATAAAGAGTCAGACGACAAGTATTTATCAGTTTTGAAGCAGTACAACTGCAACCTCAACGATGAGGAAGTAGCTGCTGAAGTAAAGAAGATTCTCGATGAGAAGGTAGCAGAGAATGAGACCATGGAGGTCAAGAAGTTCCTCTTCGGTAGCATCGAGTTGACTTCTCTCCATACAGAAGATACAGAAGAAAGCATCCTGAAGATGATTGAAAAGGTGAACCAGTTTGCCAAGGATTATCCTCAGCTTCCTCACGTAGCAACCGTATGTACCTACCCTAACTTTGCCGGCCTTATCAGCCAGAGTCTGGAGGTTGACGGCGTAGAAATCGCTGTAGTAAGTGGCAATTTCCCATCCTCTCAGACCTTTATCGAGGTAAAGATTGCAGAAACCGCTATGGCTATCAAGGACGGTGCTACAGAGGTGGATATCGTAATGCCTGTTGGCAAGTTCTTCAGCGAAGATTACGAGGGGCTCTGCGATGATATTCAGGAACTCAAGGAGACATGCGGAGAGCATAAGATGAAGTGCATTCTGGAGACAGGCGATCTGAAGAATTGCAGCAACATCATGAAGGCTTCTATCCTCGCAATGTACTCAGGTTCTGACTATATCAAAACCTCAACAGGCAAGGAGAAGGTCTCAGCTACCCCTGAGGCAGCATACGTTATGTGCCAGGCTATCAAGGCATATTACGAAAAGACCGGTATTCAGATTGGTTTCAAGCCTGCAGGTGGTATCAATACCGTTCATGATGCCGTAGTTTACTACACCATCGTGAAGGAAGTTTTGGGCGAGAAATGGCTGACCAACCAGTGGTTGCGCCTCGGCACATCACGCCTGACTAACCTCCTCTTGAGCGAAATTCTGGGCAAGGAGATTAAATACTTCTAA
- the rd gene encoding rubredoxin, translated as MKKYVCDVCGWIYDPEVGDPEGGIAPGTAFEDIPDDWVCPLCGVGKEDFSPVEE; from the coding sequence ATGAAGAAATATGTTTGCGACGTGTGTGGTTGGATTTATGATCCAGAAGTAGGTGATCCAGAGGGCGGCATCGCTCCAGGTACAGCATTCGAAGACATCCCAGATGATTGGGTTTGCCCTCTTTGCGGAGTAGGCAAGGAAGATTTCAGCCCTGTAGAGGAATAA
- the ychF gene encoding redox-regulated ATPase YchF: protein MALKCGIVGLPNVGKSTLFNCLSSAKAQAANFPFCTIEPNLGVITVPDERLNKLAEIVHPGRIVPATCEIVDIAGLVKGASKGEGLGNKFLGNIRECDAIIHVIRCFDDDNIVREGGAKVDPLEDKSVIDTELQLKDLETIESQLTKQKKTAAAGNKDAKTMVTVLEAYKAVLEQGKNARGVTFETKEEQKVAHDLFLLTTKPVLYVANVDEASAKTGNEYSKKVEEIAKEEGAECMVIAAKTEEDIASLETYEDKLMFLEELGLEESGVNRLIKKAYALLNLETFITAGEMEVKAWTYHKGWKAPQCAGVIHTDFEKGFIRAEVIKYDDYIKYGSEAAVREAGKLGIEGKEYVVQDGDIMHFRFNV from the coding sequence ATGGCATTAAAATGTGGTATTGTAGGCCTCCCAAACGTGGGTAAGTCTACACTGTTCAACTGTCTGTCTAGTGCAAAGGCACAGGCAGCTAACTTCCCTTTCTGTACTATCGAACCAAACTTGGGCGTCATCACCGTACCAGACGAGCGACTCAACAAGTTGGCAGAGATTGTTCACCCAGGACGCATCGTCCCAGCTACTTGCGAAATCGTAGATATCGCAGGTCTTGTAAAGGGTGCCAGCAAGGGCGAAGGTCTTGGTAATAAATTCTTGGGAAATATCCGTGAGTGCGATGCTATCATCCACGTAATCCGCTGCTTCGACGATGACAATATCGTTCGCGAGGGTGGCGCTAAGGTTGATCCTTTGGAGGATAAGAGCGTCATCGATACAGAGTTGCAGCTCAAGGACCTGGAAACTATCGAATCTCAGCTCACCAAGCAGAAGAAGACTGCTGCAGCAGGTAACAAGGATGCTAAGACGATGGTTACCGTTCTGGAGGCTTACAAGGCTGTTCTGGAGCAGGGAAAGAATGCTCGTGGTGTTACTTTCGAAACCAAGGAAGAGCAGAAGGTGGCTCACGACCTCTTCCTCCTCACTACCAAGCCTGTGCTCTACGTAGCCAATGTTGACGAGGCTTCTGCCAAGACCGGCAACGAGTATAGCAAGAAGGTAGAGGAAATCGCCAAGGAAGAAGGTGCTGAGTGCATGGTCATCGCTGCCAAGACAGAGGAAGACATCGCATCGCTCGAAACCTACGAGGACAAACTGATGTTCCTCGAAGAACTCGGACTGGAAGAGAGCGGCGTAAACCGACTCATCAAGAAGGCATACGCCCTGCTTAACCTCGAAACATTCATCACCGCTGGTGAGATGGAAGTCAAGGCATGGACCTATCACAAGGGCTGGAAAGCTCCTCAGTGTGCCGGCGTCATCCACACCGACTTCGAGAAGGGATTCATCCGTGCAGAGGTTATCAAGTATGATGACTATATCAAGTATGGCTCTGAGGCAGCTGTACGCGAAGCTGGTAAGCTCGGCATCGAGGGCAAGGAGTACGTCGTACAGGATGGTGACATCATGCACTTCCGCTTCAATGTATAA
- the mutS gene encoding DNA mismatch repair protein MutS, which translates to MANDNKGLTPMMRQFFEMKSKHPEALLLFRCGDFYETYCEDAVEASRILGITLTRRNNGGSTGTTEMAGFPHHALDTYLPKLIRAGKRVAVCDQLEDPKKKRLEIKGKKGLSQMDKMVKRGITELVTPGVAMGDNVLNYKENNFLAAVHFGKTACGVSFLDISTGEFLTGEGTYDYVEKLMGNFMPKEVLYDRARKNDFEKYFGSKYCTFELDDWVFTEQTALQKLLGHFKTKSLKGFGVEHLKNGVIASGAIMQYLEITQHTQINHITALSRIEEDKFVRMDRFTIRSLELVAPMQEDGSSLLNVIDRTVTAMGGRMLRRWLVFPLKDVKPINERLDIVEYFFKEPEFRQLLDDQLHRISDLERIISKVAVGRVSPREVVQLKNALEAIKPIKVACQHATNEALKRVGEQLNVCETLKDRIAREIQPDPPQLVNKGDVIADGFNAELDDLRAISRHGKDYLLKIQEREIEKTGISSLKVGYNNVFGYYLEVRNTFKDKVPEEWIRKQTLAQAERYITQELKEYEEKILGADEKILVLEAQLFNELIAAMQEYIPQIQINANLIARMDCLLSFAKTSDENRYVRPIVDDSEVLDIKQGRHPVIETQLPLGERYVPNDVLLDTEKQQIMMITGPNMAGKSALLRQTALIVLLAQVGCFVPAESARVGLVDKIFTRVGASDNISLGESTFMVEMTEAANILNNVSPRSLVLFDELGRGTSTYDGISIAWAIVEYLHEHKKAQARTLFATHYHELNEMEKNFPRIKNFNVSVREVDGKVIFLRKLEPGGSEHSFGIHVAEIAGMPRSIVNRANVILKQLEDDNAGVGGAGKPNVQHIDEPKDGVQLSFFQLDDPVLTQIRDEILGLDVNNLTPVEALNKLNDIKKILLGR; encoded by the coding sequence ATGGCAAACGATAATAAAGGTCTTACACCGATGATGAGACAGTTTTTCGAGATGAAATCGAAACATCCCGAAGCGCTGCTGCTCTTCCGTTGCGGTGACTTCTACGAAACTTACTGCGAAGATGCGGTGGAGGCATCCCGTATACTCGGCATTACGCTGACACGACGTAACAATGGCGGTTCTACGGGCACGACCGAGATGGCAGGATTCCCTCATCATGCTCTGGATACCTATCTGCCTAAACTCATCAGGGCGGGTAAGCGCGTAGCGGTATGCGACCAGCTGGAAGACCCGAAGAAGAAACGACTCGAAATAAAAGGTAAGAAGGGACTGAGCCAGATGGACAAGATGGTGAAGCGAGGTATTACTGAACTCGTTACACCGGGTGTGGCGATGGGAGATAACGTACTGAACTACAAGGAGAACAACTTCCTGGCAGCCGTACACTTCGGCAAGACCGCCTGCGGTGTGAGCTTTCTGGATATCTCGACCGGAGAGTTTCTTACCGGCGAGGGAACCTACGACTATGTAGAAAAACTGATGGGCAACTTCATGCCGAAAGAGGTGCTCTACGACCGCGCCCGAAAGAACGACTTCGAGAAATATTTCGGCAGCAAATACTGTACCTTCGAACTGGATGACTGGGTTTTCACCGAACAGACAGCCCTGCAGAAACTCCTGGGACATTTCAAGACAAAATCTCTGAAAGGTTTCGGTGTAGAGCATCTCAAGAACGGCGTGATAGCCAGTGGTGCCATCATGCAGTATCTCGAGATTACCCAGCATACACAGATTAATCATATTACCGCCCTTTCACGTATCGAAGAAGATAAGTTCGTGCGTATGGATAGATTTACCATCCGCAGTCTGGAGCTGGTTGCCCCTATGCAGGAAGACGGTTCTTCGCTCCTGAATGTCATCGACCGTACGGTAACGGCGATGGGCGGACGTATGCTCAGACGCTGGCTGGTCTTCCCGTTGAAGGACGTTAAACCAATCAACGAGCGTCTCGACATCGTGGAATATTTCTTCAAGGAACCGGAATTCCGTCAGCTTCTCGATGACCAGCTGCATCGCATCAGCGACCTGGAGCGTATCATTTCCAAAGTAGCCGTGGGTAGAGTTTCGCCTCGCGAAGTGGTTCAGCTGAAGAATGCACTCGAAGCCATCAAGCCTATCAAGGTGGCATGCCAGCATGCTACGAACGAGGCTCTGAAGCGGGTAGGCGAGCAGCTGAACGTATGCGAGACCCTGAAAGACCGTATCGCCAGGGAAATACAGCCCGATCCGCCACAGCTGGTCAATAAGGGTGACGTGATAGCCGACGGATTCAATGCCGAACTTGACGACCTTCGTGCCATCAGCCGCCACGGCAAGGATTATCTGCTCAAGATACAGGAAAGGGAGATAGAAAAGACAGGAATTTCGAGTCTGAAGGTAGGTTACAATAATGTTTTCGGATACTATCTGGAGGTGAGAAATACCTTTAAGGACAAGGTGCCTGAGGAGTGGATACGCAAGCAGACGCTGGCTCAGGCAGAGCGTTATATCACCCAGGAACTGAAGGAATATGAGGAAAAGATTCTCGGTGCTGATGAGAAGATTCTGGTATTGGAAGCACAGCTCTTCAACGAACTGATAGCTGCCATGCAGGAGTATATTCCGCAGATACAGATCAATGCCAACCTCATCGCCCGTATGGACTGTCTGCTCTCCTTTGCAAAGACATCTGACGAGAATCGCTACGTGCGCCCTATCGTCGATGATTCTGAGGTGCTCGACATCAAGCAGGGCAGGCATCCGGTGATTGAAACCCAACTGCCGCTGGGCGAACGCTATGTACCTAACGATGTGCTGCTCGATACCGAGAAACAGCAGATCATGATGATTACCGGTCCTAACATGGCTGGTAAATCGGCTCTGCTGCGCCAGACCGCCCTTATCGTGCTGCTGGCACAGGTAGGCTGTTTTGTGCCCGCAGAGAGCGCCCGAGTTGGACTGGTGGATAAAATCTTCACACGTGTAGGTGCAAGCGACAATATATCGCTCGGCGAATCGACCTTCATGGTAGAGATGACCGAGGCAGCAAACATCCTGAACAACGTTTCTCCGCGCTCGCTGGTGCTCTTTGATGAGCTGGGAAGAGGTACTTCTACCTACGATGGTATTTCCATTGCCTGGGCTATCGTGGAATATCTGCACGAACATAAGAAGGCGCAGGCACGTACGCTCTTTGCTACCCACTATCATGAGCTCAACGAGATGGAGAAGAACTTCCCTCGCATCAAGAACTTCAATGTGAGTGTGAGAGAGGTGGACGGAAAGGTAATCTTCCTGCGCAAACTGGAGCCGGGAGGCAGTGAGCACTCTTTCGGTATCCATGTGGCAGAGATTGCCGGTATGCCTCGCAGCATCGTGAACCGTGCCAATGTGATTCTCAAACAGTTGGAGGATGACAATGCCGGGGTTGGCGGTGCCGGTAAACCGAACGTACAGCACATCGATGAACCTAAGGATGGTGTGCAGCTCAGTTTCTTCCAGCTCGATGATCCTGTACTGACGCAGATACGTGATGAAATACTCGGGCTGGATGTGAACAATCTCACTCCGGTAGAGGCATTGAACAAGCTCAATGACATCAAGAAGATTCTACTGGGAAGATAA
- the lgt gene encoding prolipoprotein diacylglyceryl transferase, with translation MIANLLNYIVWDPDPILAHLGPMTIRYYSTCWMIGLLLGYLLMSKLYKQQGLSDEKFSPLFLYIFFGVLIGGRLGHCIFYQPEYFLTQWDHFIEMLIPVHHMPDGSWKFTGYEGLASHGGVFGMFVGIWLYCRNMKVSGWVVLDNMGICSGITATFIRLGNLMNSEIIGKVTDVPWAFIFVREDQYPRHPGQLYEALAYFCFFLLILFIYKKRGPKSVGTGFYFGLCLTLIFTFRFFIEYTKEIQVAFEAGLPMDMGQILSIPLIIAGVWSIISSTKRAKEKNVEAK, from the coding sequence ATGATAGCAAATCTGCTTAACTATATCGTATGGGACCCAGACCCAATCCTGGCTCATCTGGGTCCTATGACCATCCGCTACTACTCCACCTGCTGGATGATTGGTCTGCTGCTGGGCTATCTGCTCATGAGCAAGCTTTACAAGCAGCAGGGGCTCTCAGATGAGAAGTTCTCCCCACTGTTTCTCTACATCTTCTTCGGTGTACTGATAGGTGGCCGTTTGGGACATTGCATCTTCTATCAGCCGGAATATTTCCTCACCCAGTGGGATCACTTCATCGAGATGCTGATACCTGTTCACCATATGCCAGACGGCAGTTGGAAGTTTACGGGTTATGAGGGACTAGCGAGCCACGGAGGCGTATTCGGCATGTTCGTCGGCATCTGGCTCTATTGCCGCAACATGAAGGTGAGCGGCTGGGTAGTGCTCGATAATATGGGTATCTGCTCAGGCATTACAGCCACCTTTATCCGTTTGGGCAATCTGATGAATTCAGAGATTATCGGCAAGGTAACCGATGTGCCTTGGGCATTTATCTTCGTTCGCGAAGACCAGTATCCACGCCATCCGGGTCAGCTCTACGAGGCTTTGGCATACTTCTGCTTTTTCCTCCTCATCCTCTTCATCTACAAGAAGAGAGGACCTAAGAGCGTAGGCACCGGTTTCTATTTCGGTCTTTGCCTTACTCTCATCTTCACCTTCCGTTTCTTCATCGAATATACCAAGGAGATTCAGGTAGCATTCGAGGCAGGTCTGCCTATGGATATGGGACAGATATTGAGCATTCCGCTCATCATCGCCGGTGTATGGAGCATCATTTCCAGCACAAAGAGAGCGAAAGAAAAGAACGTAGAGGCAAAATAA